A stretch of DNA from Longimicrobiaceae bacterium:
GTTCCCGTCCACGTACCACCCCTTCCGTTCCGTCCCCACGCTCATCCGCGGCGCCACGGTGATGACGGCCGCCGGCCAGGTCATCCCCAACGGTCAGGTGCTGATGGTGGACGGCAAGGTCGCCGCCGTGGGGCAGACGGTGAACGCGCCCGCCGGTGCCACGGTGATCGACGCCACGGGCAAGTACGTGACGCCCGGCATCATCGACGTGCACTCGCACCTGGGCGTGTACGCCAGCCCCGGCGTGGATGCCAACTCCGACGGCAACGAGGCCACCAACCCCGTGACCGCCAACGTGTGGGCGGAACACTCGGTGTGGCCGCAGGACCCCGGCTTCGTGCGGGCGCTGGAGAACGGCGGCATCACGTCGATGGAGATATTGCCCGGCTCGGCCAACCTGATCGGCGGCCGTAGCGTGGTGCTGAAGAACGTGCCCTCGCGTACCGTGCAGGGCATGAAGTTCCCCGGCGCGCCGTACGGGCTGAAGATGGCGTGCGGCGAGAACCCCAAGCGGGTGTACGCCAGCCGCGGCCCCAGCACGCGCATGGGCAACGTGGCCGGCTACCGCACGGCGTGGATCGAGGCCGCCGCGTACCGGAGGAAGTGGGACGACTGGGATGCGAACGGGCGCAAGGCCAGCGACATGCCCACCCGCGACCTGGGCCTGGAGACGCTGGCCGAGGTGCTGCGCGGCCACATCCTGGTGCAGAACCACTGCTACCGGGCCGACGAGATGGCCCAGATGATCGACATCTCGCACGAGTTCGGCTACCACATCCGCTCGTTCCACCACGGCGTGGAGGCGTACAAGGTCCGCGACCTGCTGGCCCGCGAGGGCATCGGCGCGTCGCTGTGGGCGGACTGGTGGGGCTTCAAGATGGAGGCGCTGGACGAGACGAACGCCAACCTGGCGATGGTGCACCAGGCCGGCGCCCGCGCCATCGTGCACTCCGACGACCCCGGCGGCATCCAGCGCCTGAACCAGGAGGCGGCCAAGGCGGTGCTGGCCGGCCGCCAGGCGGGCATAGACGTGAGCGAGAACGACGCGCTGCGCTGGCTCACCGCCAACCCCGCGTGGGCGCTGGGCATCGACGACAAGGTGGGCACGCTGGAGCCGGGCAAGCAGGCCGACGTGGTGGTGTGGAGCGCCAACCCGTTCAGCGTGTACGCGCGGCCCGAGAAGGTGTACATCGACGGCGCGCTGATCTACGACCGCGCCAACCCCAACCTGCACCCCGTGTCGGACTTCGAGACGGGGCTCCTTCCGGCGGAGGCCGCCCGATGAGCAAGAGACTCCTCGCCGCCGCGGCGGGCGCGCTGCTCGCCACCGCCCCTGCCGCCGCGCAGACGGTCGCCATCGTGGGCGGCACGGTCGAGACGATGGCCGGGCCCGCCATCCCCAACGGCACCGTGCTCATCCGCGACGGGCGCATCGTCGCCGTCGGCGCGAACGTCGCCGTCCCCGCCGGCGCGCGGACGATCGACGCGCGCGGGAAGACGGTCACGCCGGGCTTCTTCGACTCGTCCACCCAGATCGGGCTGGAAGAGGTGGGCGCGGTGGACGAGACCAACGACCACCGCCTGAACAAGGACCCGGACCACGTGGCCGCCGCGTTCGACGTGCGCGACGGCCTCAACCCCAACTCCATCGTCATTCCCGTCACCCGCATCGCCGGCGTCACCACGGCGGTGTCGCGGCCGGACGGCGGGCTCATCTCCGGGCAGAGCGTCGTGGTCGACCTTACGGGGATGAACGTCGACTCCATGCTGATCCGCGGCGCCGTTGCGATGTACGCCTCGCTGGCCGAAGGGTCGCGCGGCGAGGCGGGCGGCTCGCGCTCCGGGCAGACGATGCTGCTGCGCCAGGTGCTGGACGACGCGCGTACGTACGCCCGCAACCGCGAAGCCTACAACCGCGGCCAGTTCCGCCAGCTCGCCGCGAGCCGGCTGGACCTGGAGGCGCTGCAGCCGGTGCTGGCCGGCCGCATGCCGCTGGTGGTGGAGGTGAACCGCGCGAGCGACATCCGCACCACGCTCGCCATCGCGAAGGAGTTCGGGATCCGCGTGGTGATCGGCGGCGGCGCGGAGGCGTGGATGGTCGCGGACGAGCTGGCGCGGGCGAACGTGCCGGTGGTGGTGAAGGTCCTCCAGGACCTCCCGGAGACCTTCGAGTCGCTGGGCGAGCGCTACGACAACGCCGCGATCCTGCGGCGCGCGGGCGTGAAGGTGGCCATCACGGCGGGCGACACGCACAACGCGCGCAACGTGAAGCAGGAGGCTGGCAACGCCGTCGCCAACGGCCTCTCGCACGACGACGCGCTGCGGGCCATCACGCTCAACCCCGCGCAGATCTGGGGCGTGGCCGACCGCCTGGGCTCGCTGGAGCCGGGCAAGCTCGCCAACGTGGTCGTCTGGGGCGGCGACCCGCTGGAGCTGCTCACGCCCGTGGAGCACGTGCTCATCCACGGCCGCGAGGTGCCGCTGGTGAGCCGCGAGACCATGCTGCGCGACCGCTACCTGCACCTGAACGACGAGACGCGCGCCTACCCCAGCGCCGCCGCCCGTCCCACGCCGGTGCAGACCCCGCAGCAGTAGCGGCATCCGGAACGGCATTCGGCGGATGAGGGAAGGGACCGAAGCGTTACACGCTCTCAGTCGCAGGCCGCGCAGCGGTCTTCGCGCCGCCGTAGCCCGCGCGTTTACGCGCCAGGCGGCCTCTCTGAGATGACCGCACCTCCAGGCTCGCCGTTGCGGCCGTCACGAACGCGGCAGATACAGAAAGCGCCCGGGATTCTTTCCCGGGCGCTTTCTGTATTCCGATTCCGATTGGCGAGTGTCCGCTCTTCTGACGATGCGGCAACCCTCCCCGTGCTGCGCTACCGCGTGCGGTGGATGATGGGGCGGCCGTTGCGGTGCTGGACGGGGCGGGCGTCGTCCGGCATGGCGTGGCGGAGCATGTCGAGCTGAGCGTGCGAGAGATAGATGCCCTTGGCCCGTACGACCCAGGCGATGCCCTCGGTGCACGGCGGCGTGGTGAGCGAGCCATCGTACAGGAACGGGTGCTCGGCGGACAGGTCGGGCATCCCCAGCAGCGCCCGCACGTCTACCGGCCGCGCGAGCTGCACGGTGTCGCCTTTTTGCCGCGGAAGCTGTCGCAGCAGCGCCTCCCACGCCTGGTTCGTCTGGGTCGCCTCCCAAAGCAGCGTGCCCAGCACGGCGTAGTGCCCGTCTGCCGTCTGGTGGACGAAGTGCACCTCGCCCGCGGCGCGCGAGCCCTCGATGCGGTGCTCGCTGGGGTGGTGGAAGTGGAACTGGACGAGCGCGTACTGCCGCCCTCGCAGCGACAGCCCGCCGGCGGGCCGCACGTTCATCTGCACCGTATGCCCGTTGTTGAACAGGTAGCCGCGCAGCGGCATGTACTCGGCCGAGAGCGCGGCGTGCCCGGTTTCGGTGTTCCGCAGGTCGATGGGCGACTGGCGGCGGCCGTCGCGGCACAGGTCGTCGCCCGGCAGCGAGCCCCAGTGCGACGGACCCGTGCGGCCGACGTACGACCACTCGGCGGCGGACGGCGGCGCGTGCGCGGCCGTCGTCTGCGCGGCGGCGGGGAGGATGGCGGAGAGCGAGAGAAGCGCGGAGGCGGCAGTGCGGAACCCTGCGTGGCGTGGACGGACCATCGGTGTGGCTCCTGTAGGGCGAGGTGGGGAGACGGGCGGCGCGACATCATTCTTCGGGACGTGGGAGAACCTAAGCATCCGCGCTCCTGCGTCCTACCGTTATCTCGTCGTCCGCCGGCGTACGGCCGAGATGCACCGCGGGAGGTGCGAACGATCGCACGCCATGAATCTCCCGTAAATCCTTGCCATGCATACAGATGCGCTTCGATGCCCGGTATCCGCCTCCCGAGCGTGCCGACCGCCGATCGTACATCCCCGGATCCGATGTTCCACGGGGTGTCCACGCTGGCGGAATCCCTTCTGATTCCGTAGGTTGTCCAGCGTCCCGCAGCCCGCTTTTCCGGGCACCCGTACGCCCACGCGGGGTACAAGAGGCATCGCGCGCGCACACGAGACGGCGCCGCGCCCCAGCTTCGACTCTCCCAGACAAGCCACATGGCCGACGACATCACGCCCGCCGATCCGGACGGGCTTCCCGAGCTTCCGCAGCAGAAGATCCTGCCGCGGCTGATCGAAGACGAGATGCGCGAGTCGTTCATCGACTATTCGATGAGCGTGATCGTGCAGCGCGCGCTGCCCGACGTGCGCGACGGCCTGAAGCCGGTGCACCGCCGCATCCTGTTCGCCATGCACGAGGCGGGGCTCAACCCCAACCGCCCGTACAAGAAGAGCGCGACGGTGGTGGGCGACGTGCTGGGCAAGTACCACCCGCACGGCGACCAGTCGGTATACGACGCCATGGTGCGGATGGTCCAGGACTTCTCGCTGCGCTACCCGCTGGTGGACGGCCAGGGCAACTTCGGCAGCGTGGACGGCGACGGGGCTGCGGCGTACCGGTACACCGAGTCGCGCCTGGCGCAGCTCGCCACCGAGCTGCTGGCCGACATCGACAAGGAGACGGTCGACTTCGCGCCCAACTACGACGACCGCCTGGTGGAGCCCACGGTGCTGCCGGCCAAGGTGCCGAACCTGCTCATCAACGGCTCCAGCGGCATCGCGGTGGGCATGGCCACCAACATCCCGCCGCACAACCTGCGCGAGGTGGTGGACGCCTGCGTGCACCTCATCGACAACCCGGACGCGACCACCGACGACCTGCGCCGCTACGTGCGCGGGCCGGACTTCCCCACGGGCGCGCTGATCTACGGGCGCGACGGGATCAACGAGGCGTACGACACCGGCCGCGGCCGCGTGGTGCTGCGGGCGCGCGCCGCCATCGAGGAGCGCGACGGCGGCAAGGGCGAGCGCATCGTGGTCACCGAGATCCCCTTCCAGGTCAACAAGTCGCGCCTCATCGAGCACATCGCCGAGCTCGCGCGCGACCGCAAGATCGAGGGCATCGCCGACCTGCGCGACGAGTCGGACCGCGACGGCATGCGCATCGTGGTGGACCTGAAGCGCGACGCGATCCCCCACATCGTGCTGAACCAGCTGTACAAGCACACGCAGATGCAGAGCACCTTCGGGGTGATCATGCTCGCGCTGGTCAACGGCGAGCCCAAGGTGCTGCCGCTGCGCGACATGCTGCACCACTTCGTGCAGCACCGGCACGTGGTGGTGGTGCGCCGCGCCCAGTTCGAGCTGCGCAAGGCCCGCGAGCGCGAGCACATCCTGGAAGGCCTCAAGATCGCCGTCGACCACATCGACGAGGTGATCGCCATCATCCGCGGCAGCGAGACGACCGACGAGGCGGGCGAGGCGCTGCGCACGCGGTTCACCCTGTCCGTCCGCCAGTCCGACGCCATCCTCAACATGCGTCTGGCGCGCCTGACGGGGCTGGAGATCGAGCAGCTGGAGGCCGAGCTGGCCGAGATCCGCGCCACCATCGCGGACCTGGAGGAGATCCTCGCCAGCCCGGAGCGCCGCCGCACCATCATCAAGGAGGAGCTGCGCGAGGTCGCCGACAAGTACGGCGACGAGCGCCGCACCCAGATCCTGGGCGAGAGCGGCAGCTTCAGCATCGAGGACCTGATCGCCGACGAGGAGATGGTGCTCACCGTCAGCCACACCGGCTACATCAAGCGCGTGCCGGTGGACACGTACCGGGCGCAGGCCCGCGGCGGACGCGGCATCGCCGGAATGGGGACCAAGGAGGAGGACTGGGTCGAGCACCTCTTCCTGGCCAGCACGCACGACTACCTGATGTTCTTCACCCGCGACGGCCAGTGCTACTGGCTGAAGGTCCACGAGATCCCCGCCGGCTCGCGCGCCAGCCGGGGCAAGCCCATCGTGAACCTGATCAACGTGGGGCCCGACGAGAAGATCGCCGCGCTGGTGCCGGTGCGCGAGTTCAGCCACGACCGCTCGCTCATCTTCGCCACGCGCAACGGCGTGGTGAAGAAGACGACGCTGGCGGCGTACGGGAACCCGCGCAAGGTGGGCCTCAACGCCATCAACGTCATCGACGGCGACGAGCTCATCTCGGTGCAGCTGGCCGACGGCGGCTGCGACGTGGTGCTCGCCACGCGCTCGGGCCAGGCGATCCGCTTCCACGAGACCGACGCCCGCGAGCTGGGCCGCGCCACCACCGGCGTGCGCGGCATCGGCCTGCTCGAGGGCGACGCGGTGATCGGGATGGTGGTCACCAAGCCGGGCAGCTCGCTGCTGGTGGTGACGGAGAAGGGCATGGGCAAGCGCACCGGCATCGAGGCGTACCGGCTGCAGCGGCGCGGCGGCAAAGGCGTGATCAACGTCAAGACCACCGACAAGACCGGCAAGGTGGTCGCGATCAAGGAGGTCCATCCGGGCGACGAGCTGATGATCATCACCCGCGGCGGGGTGGTGAACCGCCAGCCGGTCGACGGCATCCGCATCATCGGGCGCAACACGCAGGGCGTGCGGCTCATCAACCTGGGCCCCAAGGACGTGGTGGTCGACGTGGCGCGGGTGGTCAGCGAGGACGCCGTGCCCGAGCCGGTGGAAGCCGGCGCCGAGACGCCCGCGCTGGCACCCGACAGCGACACCGGCGCGGTCCTGAGCGTCCCCGGCGAGGAAGACGGCGGCGTGGCCGGCTTCGACGAGGACATCGAAGACCACATGGACGAGGACGGCGAGGGCGGCATCCCCGACCTCGACGAGGACCTGGACGACGCGTGACCATCCACCGTGCGGCGGGTTGATCCGCCGGATGGTGGATGCAGGACGAACGGACGAGGGGCCGGCGGATGCGAATCCGCCGGCCCCTCGTCTTTCTCCCGGCCTCCTCGCCTGCCGCGCCGGTGCGTTCCCGCACGCTCCCCGGCGGATGCGCGGCTAGAAGACGGTGCCGCCACCGCCGTCATTGGGAGCCAGGTCGCCGCCGGGAATCCCGCCACCGCTCTGGAGCGTCAGGTCACGCAGGCGCGGCAGCACTTCCACCTGAGGCGCGATCCAGACCTGGCGCCCGGTGGGCACGGCGGAACAGCTGTTCGGACGGAGGTTCGGGGGCGGCATCTTTGCTCCTGGGTTTAGGATAGATAACGGCCCCTTTTGGTCTAGCAGATAGTGTGCCTCTGGTGGCGGGTGGATGGCACCAAAATGTGCAGCTGTTCCGAGCGGTCGAGCAGAGGTAAACGGACACCAACGTCCAGACGTTTGACAAGATTTTTTACAGCTGGACTCTCGATCCCGAATCCGGTGCAAGCTTGGGCGGAGGGCATATCAGCAGTGCTGGTCGACAATCTTTCGGCTACGCATCCACATCGACGAACCTCCGCGGGGACGAAGGGTCACCGGCGCAGGCACATCTCGACGGCGCAGTCCCATCTTCGGAAATCCCGTGATTCTACAGGCCCTATCAGCGTGGCGCGGCTAGAAAGCCGGGCCGTGACCAGCGCTCGCGCAGCGGGACGAACCGTGCTCGTAGCTCTTCCTGCGCGGCAGCACTTCGATCTCCGGGGTGACCCACGGCTGGCGTTCGCCGGGGCGGGCGTCGGCGTCGATCTGGTTGCGAATGGGGAACGGTGGCATCGGCACTCCTGGCTCGGGTTGGATCGCTGCCCTCTGTAAAGCAGAAGGCATACCAGAAGACTTCCAGACCCCAATCAAGTGTTCGCGCCAGTTTTAGCAAGCGCTCCGCATCTGCTACCTGTCGATCCGCCGCGGGGTGTCGCATTTCGCGACGGCGCCCCCGGTCGCGGCCAGATGCGCATCTCCCGCTACCCCCGTCTGCGCGGCTTCTTGGGCGGCGTGCGGCGCGTGGTCCGGTGCGTGGTCGCGCGGGTCGTGCGCGAGCTGCGGCCGCGGGATGCGCGCGACGGCTTGGCCCTGGGACGCGCCTTGAGCTTGGGCTTCTGGGGCACCACGGCACCGGCGCGCGCGCCCACCTTCACGTCGGTGATGGCGAGCGCCGCCGCGTCGTGCACCTTGGCCCGCACCGAGAGGATGCCGGCCGACGTCCCCTTGTCGTAGGTGCGGTTGGTGAGGAGGACCACGAACAGGTCCTTGTCCGGGTCGATCCAGATGGACGTGCCCGTGAACCCCGTGTGCCCGTATGCCCGCGCCGAGAAGTACGCGCCGGCCGAGCTCTTGGGACCGGGGATGTCCCAGCCCAAGCCGCGGTTGCCGGGCAGCCCCTGCGGCGTGGTGAAGCGCGTGACCACCGCACGCGAGTAGATGCGGCGCGCGCCGTACGTGCCGCCGTTGAGCAGCGTCTGCGCGTACACCGCCAGGTCGCGCGCGGTGGAGAAGAGGCCCGCGTGCCCGGCCACGCCGCCCAGCCGGAAGGCGTTCCCGTCGTGCACCACCCCGCGGACCACGTACGGCCGCTCGGACCGCAGCGCTCCCGGCGCGGTGCGAGGCGCGAAGACCAGCGGCGGGCGGTACATGGTGCTCGTCATCCCCAGCGGCCCCCACACGCGGCGCGCGAGGAACCGGTCGATGGGCTCGCCCGCGGTGCGCTCCACGATCTCCTTCATCAGGATCATGCTGAAGTCGCTGTACAGCATCTTCGTGCCCGGCTCGTACTTGAGCGGGTCGGCGTAGACCTCGCGCAGCGCACCCTGCGGCGACGAGCGGTCGTTGTACAGGTCCTCGCCCTCGGGCAGGCCGGCGGTGTGGGTGAGCAGGTTGCGCACGGTCACGCCGCCCTTGCTGCCGCCCTTGAAGTCCGGCAGGTAGTGGTGCACGGAGACGTCCAGCTTGATCTTGCCGTCGTCCACCAGCGCCATCACCGCCGCCGTCGTCCCCGCCACCTTGGTCAGCGACGCCAGGTCGTAGATGGTGTTCGATCCGCTCACGCCCGGCGAGGCGGGATCGTCGCCCAGCGCGCCGTAGCCGCGCAGCTTCACCAGCGCGCCGTGGCGGCCGACGGCGATGGCGGCGCCGGGGAAGACGCCGTCGCGGATGCCCTGCGCGATGGCCGCGTCGATCTTCGCCAGCCCCTCGGGGTTCATCCCGGCGGACCTGGGATCGGCGACGGCGAGCGCGGGAGATGCGGGCCAGGCCACGCTCGCGGGCGGGGGATGCGCGGGCTTCCACGCGCCCGTGATCGCCCGCGCGGCCACCGTCTGCGCCTCCGCGCGCGTGCCCCACGCCAGCACGTACGATGCGGGAGCGTAGCCCGCGGGCGGCTCGGTGGTCGCGAACGCCACGTCCACGATCCGGCGCGGCACGGTGTCGCGCCCCATCGCCGCCGCGGCCGCCGCGCTGTCGGCCGGTGCGGAGCGAACCGCAGAAGTGTCGGTGGATGCCGCGGCGGCCGCCTGCGCGGCGGCGGCTGGAGTCAGCAGCTCGACCACCCGGTCGACGAGCACCGGGGCCGCGCCGGGGAAGCGCACCGCGACGAGGCAGTCCGCATCGTTCGCAGGCGAGTCCCCCTCGTCCGTGAGCGGGCCGCGGAGCGCGACCGTGTCCGCCAGCACGGGGAAGACGGCGCCGAGCGGCCGGAGCTGCGCCGCCAGCGTCCTCACGTCCATTCCCGCCGCCGCGGCCACCGCGACCTTGCGGCATCCCTTCAGCGCAACGGACGGCGCTGAACCGAGCACCATCGTAGAAGCCTCGAACCCCGCCCGCGCAGCCGACACCGCATCCGCAGACGCCAGCGCCCGGACGCCTCGAACTGTATCTGCCGCCGCGGGGGGGATGCCGAGCCCCGCGCGCTCCTTCGCGGCGAAGATGCGCCGCACCGCCGCCTCTACGCGCGACGCGGGGATGCGCCCGCTGCGCACGCCACCCATCACGGCGTCGATCGTCGCCCGCGGGTCCGCCACGCCTACGAGCACGTCCGCGCCCGCCGCCACCGCGCGCACCGCCGCCTCGCGGCCGCCATAGGTCCGGCTGAGGTAGCGCGCCGTGTCCACGTCCGCCAGCACCAGCCCGCCGAAGCCGAGGTCGCGGCGCAGCAGGCCGAACATCGCGACCGCGTTCACCGGAAAGGGCACGGTGTCGCCCGTGGCCGACGGGAGCGCAACGGGGCCCAGCATCAACCCGTCAACACCGGCGCTGTCCAGGCGCTGCACGAAGCCGGCGGGGCCCGCCTCCAGCGCGGCGCGGTCCCACGACAGCACGGCCAGCGAGTCGCGGTCGGTCCCGGACGGGGCGGGGAAGGCGCGCACCGCGGCCAGCATCCCCCCGCGCCGCAGCGCCTCAGCGAAGGCGACGGTGCCCTCCGCGGCGCCGGAACTCGCCGCGTCGAACGGAGATGCGAAGGCATCGGGGTTCATCGGCGGGCCGGAGAGGAGGGCCAGGCGGATGCCGAGCGCTTTCGCCTCCGCCGCGGCGACGGTGCCGGAGGCCGCCGCCGCGTCCGCATCTCCCGCCGCGCCCGTCGCCGCTCCCGGCGCAAGCTCCGTCGCGCCGGCGATGGACGTACCCGCGCCGCGGTCCATTTCTGCCGCGGCGAGGAGGGGGAGCGCGGAGTGGCGGCCGAGCGTGTCCAGCATCGCCGCCACCGCGCCCGCCGCGCCGCCCGTCACCACCACCCCGCCGATGCTGTCCACGCTCACCCAGCGGCGCAGCTCGGGCGAGCCGCCGCCCTCCAGCATCCCCGCGTCCTCGCGGGCGACCACCATCTGCGCCACCTT
This window harbors:
- a CDS encoding amidohydrolase, which gives rise to MKRALSALLLAAAGCAHAGGPSSQQPKPAASATVPVPPVPFPSTYHPFRSVPTLIRGATVMTAAGQVIPNGQVLMVDGKVAAVGQTVNAPAGATVIDATGKYVTPGIIDVHSHLGVYASPGVDANSDGNEATNPVTANVWAEHSVWPQDPGFVRALENGGITSMEILPGSANLIGGRSVVLKNVPSRTVQGMKFPGAPYGLKMACGENPKRVYASRGPSTRMGNVAGYRTAWIEAAAYRRKWDDWDANGRKASDMPTRDLGLETLAEVLRGHILVQNHCYRADEMAQMIDISHEFGYHIRSFHHGVEAYKVRDLLAREGIGASLWADWWGFKMEALDETNANLAMVHQAGARAIVHSDDPGGIQRLNQEAAKAVLAGRQAGIDVSENDALRWLTANPAWALGIDDKVGTLEPGKQADVVVWSANPFSVYARPEKVYIDGALIYDRANPNLHPVSDFETGLLPAEAAR
- a CDS encoding amidohydrolase family protein, with the translated sequence MSKRLLAAAAGALLATAPAAAQTVAIVGGTVETMAGPAIPNGTVLIRDGRIVAVGANVAVPAGARTIDARGKTVTPGFFDSSTQIGLEEVGAVDETNDHRLNKDPDHVAAAFDVRDGLNPNSIVIPVTRIAGVTTAVSRPDGGLISGQSVVVDLTGMNVDSMLIRGAVAMYASLAEGSRGEAGGSRSGQTMLLRQVLDDARTYARNREAYNRGQFRQLAASRLDLEALQPVLAGRMPLVVEVNRASDIRTTLAIAKEFGIRVVIGGGAEAWMVADELARANVPVVVKVLQDLPETFESLGERYDNAAILRRAGVKVAITAGDTHNARNVKQEAGNAVANGLSHDDALRAITLNPAQIWGVADRLGSLEPGKLANVVVWGGDPLELLTPVEHVLIHGREVPLVSRETMLRDRYLHLNDETRAYPSAAARPTPVQTPQQ
- a CDS encoding carbonic anhydrase family protein; translated protein: MVRPRHAGFRTAASALLSLSAILPAAAQTTAAHAPPSAAEWSYVGRTGPSHWGSLPGDDLCRDGRRQSPIDLRNTETGHAALSAEYMPLRGYLFNNGHTVQMNVRPAGGLSLRGRQYALVQFHFHHPSEHRIEGSRAAGEVHFVHQTADGHYAVLGTLLWEATQTNQAWEALLRQLPRQKGDTVQLARPVDVRALLGMPDLSAEHPFLYDGSLTTPPCTEGIAWVVRAKGIYLSHAQLDMLRHAMPDDARPVQHRNGRPIIHRTR
- the gyrA gene encoding DNA gyrase subunit A, with the protein product MADDITPADPDGLPELPQQKILPRLIEDEMRESFIDYSMSVIVQRALPDVRDGLKPVHRRILFAMHEAGLNPNRPYKKSATVVGDVLGKYHPHGDQSVYDAMVRMVQDFSLRYPLVDGQGNFGSVDGDGAAAYRYTESRLAQLATELLADIDKETVDFAPNYDDRLVEPTVLPAKVPNLLINGSSGIAVGMATNIPPHNLREVVDACVHLIDNPDATTDDLRRYVRGPDFPTGALIYGRDGINEAYDTGRGRVVLRARAAIEERDGGKGERIVVTEIPFQVNKSRLIEHIAELARDRKIEGIADLRDESDRDGMRIVVDLKRDAIPHIVLNQLYKHTQMQSTFGVIMLALVNGEPKVLPLRDMLHHFVQHRHVVVVRRAQFELRKAREREHILEGLKIAVDHIDEVIAIIRGSETTDEAGEALRTRFTLSVRQSDAILNMRLARLTGLEIEQLEAELAEIRATIADLEEILASPERRRTIIKEELREVADKYGDERRTQILGESGSFSIEDLIADEEMVLTVSHTGYIKRVPVDTYRAQARGGRGIAGMGTKEEDWVEHLFLASTHDYLMFFTRDGQCYWLKVHEIPAGSRASRGKPIVNLINVGPDEKIAALVPVREFSHDRSLIFATRNGVVKKTTLAAYGNPRKVGLNAINVIDGDELISVQLADGGCDVVLATRSGQAIRFHETDARELGRATTGVRGIGLLEGDAVIGMVVTKPGSSLLVVTEKGMGKRTGIEAYRLQRRGGKGVINVKTTDKTGKVVAIKEVHPGDELMIITRGGVVNRQPVDGIRIIGRNTQGVRLINLGPKDVVVDVARVVSEDAVPEPVEAGAETPALAPDSDTGAVLSVPGEEDGGVAGFDEDIEDHMDEDGEGGIPDLDEDLDDA
- a CDS encoding serine hydrolase: KVAQMVVAREDAGMLEGGGSPELRRWVSVDSIGGVVVTGGAAGAVAAMLDTLGRHSALPLLAAAEMDRGAGTSIAGATELAPGAATGAAGDADAAAASGTVAAAEAKALGIRLALLSGPPMNPDAFASPFDAASSGAAEGTVAFAEALRRGGMLAAVRAFPAPSGTDRDSLAVLSWDRAALEAGPAGFVQRLDSAGVDGLMLGPVALPSATGDTVPFPVNAVAMFGLLRRDLGFGGLVLADVDTARYLSRTYGGREAAVRAVAAGADVLVGVADPRATIDAVMGGVRSGRIPASRVEAAVRRIFAAKERAGLGIPPAAADTVRGVRALASADAVSAARAGFEASTMVLGSAPSVALKGCRKVAVAAAAGMDVRTLAAQLRPLGAVFPVLADTVALRGPLTDEGDSPANDADCLVAVRFPGAAPVLVDRVVELLTPAAAAQAAAAASTDTSAVRSAPADSAAAAAAMGRDTVPRRIVDVAFATTEPPAGYAPASYVLAWGTRAEAQTVAARAITGAWKPAHPPPASVAWPASPALAVADPRSAGMNPEGLAKIDAAIAQGIRDGVFPGAAIAVGRHGALVKLRGYGALGDDPASPGVSGSNTIYDLASLTKVAGTTAAVMALVDDGKIKLDVSVHHYLPDFKGGSKGGVTVRNLLTHTAGLPEGEDLYNDRSSPQGALREVYADPLKYEPGTKMLYSDFSMILMKEIVERTAGEPIDRFLARRVWGPLGMTSTMYRPPLVFAPRTAPGALRSERPYVVRGVVHDGNAFRLGGVAGHAGLFSTARDLAVYAQTLLNGGTYGARRIYSRAVVTRFTTPQGLPGNRGLGWDIPGPKSSAGAYFSARAYGHTGFTGTSIWIDPDKDLFVVLLTNRTYDKGTSAGILSVRAKVHDAAALAITDVKVGARAGAVVPQKPKLKARPRAKPSRASRGRSSRTTRATTHRTTRRTPPKKPRRRG